In Gemmatimonadota bacterium, one genomic interval encodes:
- a CDS encoding alpha/beta hydrolase produces MPTAAQHLEAHRAAGRRFETAGVASFVREEGSGPPVVCLHGVPTSSYLYRKVVPELAARGLRGIAFDFPGMGLADRPGGDFDYSWTGLGRWTLAALDALGLDRFHLVVHDIGGPVGFEVVARAPDRIRSLTILNTLLVGLEGFRKPWVMRPFEWRGVGEAYLATLSGFLFTRVVWFLGVNDRAAAPPEELAVHVDLLRRGDGGRAFLRIMRSFETTPEKEELYVRAVRDLDVPVQFVWGEDDPALPLLKYGVPAQRVTGVDRLHRVSSKHFLQEDRAAAVAEHVAHQVRHAEGLSAEP; encoded by the coding sequence ATGCCGACCGCCGCACAGCACCTGGAGGCCCACCGCGCCGCGGGCCGCCGCTTCGAGACGGCGGGCGTGGCCAGCTTCGTGCGCGAGGAGGGGTCGGGCCCCCCCGTCGTGTGCCTGCACGGCGTCCCCACTTCCAGCTACCTGTATCGCAAGGTGGTGCCGGAACTCGCCGCCAGGGGGCTGCGTGGCATCGCCTTCGACTTTCCGGGCATGGGCCTCGCCGACAGGCCCGGGGGCGACTTCGACTACAGCTGGACGGGACTCGGCCGCTGGACCCTGGCGGCCCTGGACGCCCTGGGGCTCGACCGGTTTCACCTGGTGGTCCACGACATCGGCGGTCCCGTGGGGTTCGAGGTGGTGGCGCGGGCCCCGGACCGGATCCGGTCGCTGACGATCCTCAACACGCTGCTGGTGGGGTTGGAGGGCTTCCGCAAACCCTGGGTCATGCGGCCGTTCGAGTGGCGCGGAGTCGGCGAGGCCTACCTGGCGACGCTCTCGGGCTTTCTGTTCACGCGCGTCGTGTGGTTTCTCGGCGTGAACGATCGCGCGGCCGCTCCACCCGAGGAGCTCGCGGTGCACGTGGATCTATTGCGCCGAGGCGACGGCGGCAGGGCCTTCCTGCGGATCATGCGGAGCTTCGAGACCACGCCCGAAAAGGAGGAGCTGTACGTGCGGGCGGTACGTGATCTGGACGTGCCGGTGCAGTTCGTGTGGGGCGAGGACGATCCCGCGCTCCCGCTGCTGAAGTACGGGGTGCCGGCGCAGCGCGTGACCGGCGTGGACCGGCTGCACCGCGTGTCCTCCAAGCACTTCCTGCAGGAAGACCGGGCGGCTGCCGTAGCGGAGCACGTCGCGCATCAGGTGCGCCACGCCGAAGGGCTCTCTGCCGAGCCGTGA
- a CDS encoding DinB family protein, with protein MSVFTNPASGAREAADAYIAAVLELLGDRDPMEVLRATGPWLGSVVDGTDPSALRRLEAPGKWSVAHAIQHLADAEAVWAYRVRMVLAHDRAPLTGYDQDAFARAFHYEERDPRDALRVFQVMRDANLWLLERATPADMERVGVHAERGEERLPHMIALNAGHDLVHRRQIERIIAAVS; from the coding sequence ATGTCGGTATTCACGAACCCCGCATCCGGCGCCAGGGAAGCCGCTGACGCCTACATAGCGGCGGTGCTGGAGCTATTGGGGGATCGGGATCCGATGGAGGTCCTGCGCGCGACCGGCCCCTGGTTGGGCTCCGTGGTGGATGGCACGGACCCGTCGGCGCTGCGGCGGCTGGAGGCTCCGGGCAAATGGTCGGTCGCCCACGCGATCCAGCACCTCGCCGACGCCGAGGCGGTGTGGGCCTACCGCGTCCGCATGGTGTTGGCGCACGATCGCGCCCCGCTCACCGGCTACGATCAGGACGCCTTCGCCCGTGCCTTCCATTACGAGGAACGCGATCCCCGGGACGCGCTCCGCGTCTTCCAGGTCATGCGCGACGCCAACCTCTGGCTGCTCGAGCGCGCGACCCCCGCCGACATGGAACGGGTGGGCGTGCACGCCGAACGAGGCGAGGAGCGGCTGCCGCACATGATAGCGCTGAACGCGGGCCACGACCTCGTGCATCGGCGCCAGATAGAGCGCATCATCGCCGCGGTGAGCTAG